The Arachis ipaensis cultivar K30076 chromosome B07, Araip1.1, whole genome shotgun sequence genome includes a window with the following:
- the LOC110264476 gene encoding proline-rich receptor-like protein kinase PERK13 isoform X1, with protein MSESSLKMLGIIVAILVCVVIWYLSVYYFLKKWKTVQVRPVNEHGGGDQEMAALDQHGHGHGGEPALPENHPPHQEPHFDAIAQGQAQEHPPHHHEHLPLLLDGTSNNADSPRTDKVEPIQDRTLPPLDELKETTVNSGDEDARALGTFGYDAPEYAMSGKLNAKSALLHSLGVVLQKLLADHALSSGQQSLFSRAFPKHRHCLDEKLGAVAMYVRYEEAVF; from the exons ATGTCAGAGTCATCACTGAAGATGTTAGGGATAATAGTAGCGATCCTGGTGTGTGTTGTGATCTGGTACTTGTCGGTATATTACTTTCTGAAAAAATGGAAAACAGTTCAAGTGCGTCCTGTGAATGAACACGGAGGCGGAGATCAAGAGATGGCTGCTCTGGATCAACACGGCCATGGCCACGGCGGAGAGCCGGCTCTACCGGAGAATCATCCTCCTCACCAGGAACCTCACTTTGACGCCATCGCCCAAGGACAAGCTCAAGAACATCCTCCTCATCACCATGAACACCTTCCACTCCTTCTCGATG GAACATCAAATAATGCTGATTCTCCAAGAACTGATAAAGTTGAGCCGATTCAAGATCGAACTCTGCCACCGCTGGATGAACTGAAAGAAACTACGGTTAACTCTGGGGATGAAGATGCCCGTGCCCTTGGAACCTTTGGTTACGATGCACCAGA ATATGCAATGAGTGGGAAATTGAATGCTAAGAGTGCTCTATTACATAGCTTGGGTGTTGTCCTTCAGAAGCTTTTGGCAGATCATGCATTATCAAGTGGTCAGCAGAGCCTATTTTCTAGG GCTTTTCCAAAACACAGGCATTGTTTAGATGAGAAACTAGGAGCTGTTGCAATGTATGTGAGATATGAAGAAGCTGTTTTTTGA
- the LOC110264476 gene encoding uncharacterized protein LOC110264476 isoform X2 yields the protein MSESSLKMLGIIVAILVCVVIWYLSVYYFLKKWKTVQVRPVNEHGGGDQEMAALDQHGHGHGGEPALPENHPPHQEPHFDAIAQGQAQEHPPHHHEHLPLLLDDNADSPRTDKVEPIQDRTLPPLDELKETTVNSGDEDARALGTFGYDAPEYAMSGKLNAKSALLHSLGVVLQKLLADHALSSGQQSLFSRAFPKHRHCLDEKLGAVAMYVRYEEAVF from the exons ATGTCAGAGTCATCACTGAAGATGTTAGGGATAATAGTAGCGATCCTGGTGTGTGTTGTGATCTGGTACTTGTCGGTATATTACTTTCTGAAAAAATGGAAAACAGTTCAAGTGCGTCCTGTGAATGAACACGGAGGCGGAGATCAAGAGATGGCTGCTCTGGATCAACACGGCCATGGCCACGGCGGAGAGCCGGCTCTACCGGAGAATCATCCTCCTCACCAGGAACCTCACTTTGACGCCATCGCCCAAGGACAAGCTCAAGAACATCCTCCTCATCACCATGAACACCTTCCACTCCTTCTCGATG ATAATGCTGATTCTCCAAGAACTGATAAAGTTGAGCCGATTCAAGATCGAACTCTGCCACCGCTGGATGAACTGAAAGAAACTACGGTTAACTCTGGGGATGAAGATGCCCGTGCCCTTGGAACCTTTGGTTACGATGCACCAGA ATATGCAATGAGTGGGAAATTGAATGCTAAGAGTGCTCTATTACATAGCTTGGGTGTTGTCCTTCAGAAGCTTTTGGCAGATCATGCATTATCAAGTGGTCAGCAGAGCCTATTTTCTAGG GCTTTTCCAAAACACAGGCATTGTTTAGATGAGAAACTAGGAGCTGTTGCAATGTATGTGAGATATGAAGAAGCTGTTTTTTGA